A part of Thermocrinis albus DSM 14484 genomic DNA contains:
- the leuA gene encoding 2-isopropylmalate synthase, with protein sequence MEKVYIFDTTLRDGEQAPGFSMTSEEKLQMALQLARLGVDVLEAGFAAASKGDYEAVKLIAQEVKGPVICSLARALEKDIDLAAEALAPAERKRIHTFIATSEIHMRYKLRMSPQDVLERAKRAVSYARRYTDDVEFSCEDATRSQREFLYRVIEEAIKAGATVINIPDTVGYSVPEEFAQLIEDIRNNVPNIDKVIISVHCHDDLGLAVANSLMAVKHGARQVECTINGIGERAGNAALEEVVMALKVRKDFFGDLYTSINTKEIYKTSRLLCRITGSFVQPNKAIVGDNAFSHESGIHQHGVLSNPLTYEIMNPEDVGFPSSRIILGKHSGRHALKKKLQQMGIEVSEAELERIFEKFKELADKKKEIYDEDLEALVYEEVMKLPDDQPVSVLHYQVQTGDKLLPTATVVIRYMGQERTATATGNGPVDAVIKAIQKALDLDTKLLDFSIKALTPNTDAQAEARLVIELDGVRSSGRGVDVDIIKASVVGFVDAVNRALLRKSYILSKDRIREEGTV encoded by the coding sequence ATGGAAAAAGTTTACATCTTTGATACTACTTTGAGAGACGGAGAACAGGCACCGGGGTTTTCCATGACTTCGGAAGAAAAACTCCAGATGGCCCTCCAGTTGGCGCGCTTGGGTGTAGATGTTCTGGAAGCTGGGTTTGCCGCAGCTTCTAAAGGTGATTACGAAGCTGTGAAACTTATAGCTCAGGAGGTTAAAGGTCCTGTTATATGTTCTCTCGCTAGAGCTCTTGAGAAAGACATAGATCTTGCTGCGGAAGCTTTGGCACCTGCTGAAAGGAAAAGGATACACACCTTCATAGCTACATCCGAGATACACATGCGCTACAAACTGAGGATGTCTCCCCAAGATGTGTTGGAGAGGGCAAAGAGAGCTGTGTCTTATGCCAGAAGGTACACGGATGATGTAGAGTTTTCGTGTGAAGATGCCACAAGAAGTCAGAGGGAGTTTCTCTACCGAGTCATAGAGGAGGCCATAAAGGCCGGAGCTACCGTCATCAATATACCTGACACGGTGGGTTATTCCGTACCAGAGGAGTTTGCCCAGCTCATAGAGGACATAAGAAACAATGTCCCTAATATAGACAAGGTCATAATAAGTGTTCACTGTCACGACGATCTTGGGTTGGCTGTAGCTAACTCCCTCATGGCTGTTAAACATGGTGCCAGACAGGTGGAGTGCACCATAAACGGTATAGGAGAGAGAGCAGGAAACGCCGCTCTGGAAGAGGTGGTTATGGCTCTTAAAGTGAGAAAGGACTTCTTTGGAGATCTTTATACTTCCATCAACACCAAAGAGATATATAAGACCAGTAGACTCCTGTGTCGCATAACCGGTAGCTTTGTACAGCCCAATAAGGCCATAGTAGGTGACAACGCTTTCTCTCACGAATCTGGCATACACCAGCACGGAGTGTTGTCTAATCCCCTCACCTATGAGATAATGAATCCGGAAGATGTAGGATTTCCCTCCAGCAGGATAATTCTCGGAAAGCATTCAGGACGCCACGCCCTTAAGAAGAAACTGCAGCAGATGGGCATAGAAGTATCCGAAGCCGAGTTGGAGAGGATCTTTGAGAAGTTTAAAGAACTGGCCGATAAGAAGAAGGAGATATACGACGAAGATTTGGAAGCGTTGGTGTATGAGGAAGTTATGAAACTACCTGACGATCAACCTGTCTCCGTCTTGCACTATCAGGTACAGACGGGGGACAAACTTCTTCCTACCGCTACCGTTGTTATACGGTATATGGGTCAGGAAAGGACAGCCACCGCAACAGGAAACGGTCCGGTGGATGCTGTTATAAAGGCCATACAGAAAGCTCTGGACCTTGACACTAAACTTCTGGATTTCTCCATAAAAGCTCTCACCCCCAACACAGACGCACAGGCTGAGGCTAGACTGGTTATAGAGCTGGACGGTGTTAGGTCTTCCGGTAGGGGTGTGGATGTGGACATTATAAAAGCCAGTGTGGTGGGTTTTGTGGACGCCGTTAACAGAGCGCTTCTGAGGAAGAGCTACATCCTATCTAAGGATCGTATAAGGGAGGAGGGGACCGTTTGA
- the selD gene encoding selenide, water dikinase SelD, which yields MELLRLVRASGUAAKVGPGDLEALVSDLQIYTDPNTLLGIGDDAGVYRYGDSVLVHTVDIITPVVNDPYLWGAISAANSLSDVYAMGCYPLTALAIVGFNSCEMSIDILKEVLKGACKKLEEAGTVLLGGHTLDDREPKFGLAVTGVCPDGTFLTQKGARPKDILFLTKPIGTGIVVKGIKERVLKEEKVSHVIENMLKLNYTASKLAKELGATACTDVTGFGLLGHALNISRKSGVRLTIDASSVPVYEVAYYLVQQKVYPKGAVDNYQFVKDQLNAPHLQWWELLLLTDPVTSGGLLFTVPEDRALLVEERARDLGVDVWRIGWVEEGSGLRVIKTQTVPSSLIRSLDRM from the coding sequence ATGGAGCTGTTGAGGTTGGTGCGAGCATCAGGTTGAGCTGCTAAGGTAGGTCCGGGGGACCTAGAAGCACTGGTCAGCGATCTGCAGATATACACGGACCCCAACACACTACTGGGTATAGGTGACGACGCAGGGGTGTACCGATACGGCGATAGTGTGTTGGTGCACACAGTGGACATTATAACGCCCGTGGTTAACGATCCTTACCTTTGGGGAGCTATAAGTGCTGCCAACTCTCTGAGTGACGTCTACGCTATGGGATGCTATCCACTGACGGCCTTGGCAATAGTAGGTTTCAACAGTTGTGAGATGAGCATAGATATTCTTAAGGAAGTTCTCAAAGGTGCATGCAAAAAGTTGGAAGAAGCCGGCACTGTTCTACTAGGAGGACACACTTTGGACGACAGAGAACCAAAGTTTGGACTTGCGGTCACAGGCGTGTGTCCTGATGGAACTTTCCTGACACAGAAGGGAGCAAGACCTAAGGATATCCTTTTTCTCACGAAGCCCATCGGGACAGGTATAGTGGTGAAGGGCATAAAGGAGAGAGTACTGAAGGAGGAAAAGGTAAGTCACGTGATAGAAAACATGCTAAAGCTTAACTATACGGCCAGCAAACTTGCTAAGGAATTGGGTGCAACAGCCTGTACTGACGTTACGGGATTCGGTTTACTGGGACATGCCTTGAACATATCCCGCAAGTCGGGAGTGAGACTCACCATAGACGCTTCCTCCGTTCCCGTGTACGAAGTGGCCTACTACCTAGTGCAGCAGAAGGTGTATCCGAAAGGTGCTGTGGATAACTACCAGTTTGTGAAGGATCAGCTGAACGCCCCACATCTTCAATGGTGGGAACTGCTTCTGTTGACAGATCCTGTAACATCGGGCGGATTACTGTTTACGGTACCAGAAGACAGAGCGCTCCTTGTGGAGGAGAGAGCAAGAGATCTGGGAGTGGACGTATGGCGGATAGGCTGGGTGGAGGAGGGCTCTGGCCTGAGGGTAATAAAAACTCAAACGGTCCCCTCCTCCCTTATACGATCCTTAGATAGGATGTAG
- a CDS encoding dienelactone hydrolase family protein translates to MISFTRDGVEVSGYLAQPEVMEKQAPLIMVFHEWWGLVPHIKDVCDRFAREGFYAFGIDLYKGRTADNPEDAGKLMMDLMKNRLDEAERMVKASLSYFREQDIGYVPRTGEFMFGATGFCCGGTCTWYFGSKIEDFKALVPFYGLYSLAPIDFSRIKAPVLAIHAGRDQFIPLSEVMAAVEECNKNNVDAQFLIYSGVDHAFFNDTRPEVYHEEYAKDVWEKTVAFFNKHLR, encoded by the coding sequence ATGATAAGTTTCACCAGGGATGGTGTGGAGGTTTCAGGTTATCTGGCACAGCCTGAGGTTATGGAAAAACAGGCACCTCTCATAATGGTGTTTCATGAATGGTGGGGGCTTGTTCCTCACATAAAGGACGTGTGTGATCGGTTTGCTCGCGAGGGTTTTTACGCCTTCGGTATAGATCTCTATAAGGGAAGGACAGCGGACAATCCCGAAGATGCCGGAAAGCTCATGATGGATCTTATGAAGAACAGACTGGACGAGGCTGAGAGGATGGTGAAAGCCTCTCTCAGTTACTTCAGAGAGCAAGATATAGGATACGTACCACGCACGGGAGAGTTCATGTTCGGAGCTACCGGGTTCTGTTGTGGTGGAACATGCACGTGGTACTTCGGAAGCAAAATAGAAGATTTTAAAGCTCTCGTACCCTTCTACGGGCTTTACTCCCTTGCTCCTATAGATTTTTCTAGAATAAAAGCTCCTGTTCTAGCTATACACGCAGGTAGGGACCAGTTCATTCCCCTGTCGGAAGTTATGGCCGCCGTGGAAGAGTGTAACAAAAATAACGTGGATGCCCAGTTCCTTATCTATTCCGGTGTAGACCACGCCTTCTTTAATGACACAAGGCCAGAGGTTTATCACGAGGAGTACGCTAAGGACGTTTGGGAGAAGACGGTGGCCTTCTTCAACAAACACTTAAGATGA
- a CDS encoding carbon starvation CstA family protein, with product MRWKDHLLLLTLALLAALSFYTLALHKGERPGAIWVVLAALSLYTLGYRYYSWFIAYRVLGVDDSNPTPAHRYYNGVDYVPTNRWVLFGHHFASISGAGPLVGPVLAAQMGYLPSVLWIPIGAVIAGAVQDMTVLFVSTRMKGRSLGSIARELLGPKGGFLVLVVIYSILVLLLAVLALVVVKALAESPWSSFSTFMTIPIALLMGIYMWYIRPGDVVTASVIGVTLLLLSLVGGYWIYKHPLLSQMFYFSEVQLSFAIMIYGFFASVLPVWLLLVPRDYLSTFMKLGTVIFLALVVILVNPTVKMPPLTQYAYTGIGPVWQGSLFPFLMITIACGAVSGFHSLVSSGTTPKLLDKESHVRLVGYGGMLGESLVATVALVAAVSMEPGLYFAINSPASLIGKTVEEASKVITSWGFPISPDYLRYVTQLVGEETILSRTGGAPAFALGMALVLARITGEHLLAFWYHFAVLFEAIFILTTIDAGTRIGRYILHDLLGVAIPFFRDYSNKLGNVITSFITVSLWGYLLYAGVVDPYGGIRSLWPLFGISNQLLATVALSIVTLYLVKNNRHRYAWVTGVPAILMAINTLSAGLIKVFHPNEKIGFLAHATTLREAVLSGLLPPGIKSVSVAHRVIFNDYLNAFLAFSYVLLVGLVILLIVKHVIRSWPRSS from the coding sequence ATGAGATGGAAAGACCACCTGTTACTGTTGACACTGGCTCTTCTCGCCGCGCTTTCTTTTTATACGCTGGCTTTACATAAAGGTGAACGACCCGGTGCCATATGGGTTGTTCTTGCTGCTCTTAGCCTATACACTTTGGGTTACAGGTATTACAGCTGGTTTATAGCTTACAGGGTTCTAGGTGTGGATGACAGTAATCCAACACCCGCTCACAGGTACTACAACGGTGTAGATTATGTTCCCACCAACAGATGGGTACTTTTTGGCCATCACTTCGCTTCAATATCGGGAGCTGGTCCTCTGGTAGGTCCTGTATTGGCGGCCCAGATGGGTTATCTGCCGAGCGTACTCTGGATACCCATAGGTGCGGTGATAGCTGGTGCTGTGCAGGATATGACGGTACTCTTTGTTTCTACGCGTATGAAGGGGCGCAGTCTTGGTAGTATAGCCAGAGAGCTCCTGGGTCCTAAGGGAGGGTTCCTCGTCCTCGTGGTGATATACTCCATTCTCGTACTCCTTTTGGCTGTTTTGGCTCTTGTTGTAGTAAAAGCTCTTGCGGAGAGTCCATGGAGTAGCTTCTCTACCTTTATGACCATCCCCATAGCTCTCTTAATGGGTATCTACATGTGGTACATAAGACCCGGTGATGTTGTCACCGCTTCTGTCATAGGAGTTACCCTGCTACTTCTGTCTCTCGTAGGTGGATACTGGATCTATAAACATCCCCTTCTTTCCCAAATGTTTTACTTTTCTGAAGTGCAGCTCTCTTTTGCCATTATGATATACGGCTTCTTTGCCTCTGTCCTTCCCGTATGGCTTCTTTTAGTACCCAGGGACTATCTGAGCACCTTCATGAAGTTGGGAACCGTCATCTTCTTGGCGCTGGTGGTGATTTTGGTAAATCCCACCGTGAAGATGCCACCTCTCACCCAATACGCCTATACGGGAATAGGTCCCGTTTGGCAAGGTAGTCTGTTTCCCTTCCTAATGATCACCATAGCGTGTGGTGCTGTATCGGGCTTTCATTCCTTAGTCTCTTCGGGAACAACACCTAAGCTGTTGGACAAGGAAAGTCACGTAAGGTTGGTAGGTTATGGTGGTATGTTGGGAGAGTCCTTGGTGGCCACCGTGGCCCTCGTGGCAGCTGTCTCTATGGAACCCGGTCTTTACTTTGCCATAAACAGCCCGGCCTCCCTCATAGGTAAAACGGTGGAGGAGGCTTCCAAAGTTATAACTTCCTGGGGTTTTCCTATATCTCCTGATTACCTGCGTTACGTTACTCAACTGGTAGGAGAAGAGACTATTCTTTCCAGAACGGGTGGTGCTCCTGCCTTTGCACTAGGTATGGCCCTTGTTTTAGCTCGCATCACCGGCGAACACCTTCTGGCCTTTTGGTATCACTTTGCGGTACTCTTCGAAGCCATATTCATACTGACCACCATAGACGCAGGGACACGCATAGGTAGGTACATACTTCACGACCTTTTGGGTGTAGCCATACCTTTCTTCAGAGATTACTCCAACAAACTTGGAAACGTCATCACCAGCTTCATAACGGTAAGTCTGTGGGGATACCTCCTCTACGCTGGTGTTGTGGATCCTTACGGCGGTATAAGAAGCCTCTGGCCCCTATTCGGTATATCTAACCAACTTCTGGCTACCGTGGCTCTGAGTATCGTCACCCTTTACCTAGTTAAGAACAACAGGCATAGGTATGCTTGGGTGACCGGTGTACCCGCTATCCTTATGGCCATCAACACTTTAAGTGCAGGTCTCATAAAGGTATTTCATCCCAACGAGAAGATAGGCTTTCTTGCCCATGCTACCACCTTAAGGGAAGCTGTTCTGTCAGGTCTTTTACCTCCCGGTATAAAGTCGGTAAGTGTGGCCCACAGAGTTATCTTTAACGATTATCTCAATGCCTTTCTGGCCTTCTCCTACGTGCTACTGGTAGGTTTGGTGATCCTTTTGATAGTAAAGCATGTGATCAGATCATGGCCAAGAAGCTCCTGA
- a CDS encoding Rne/Rng family ribonuclease, with product MAKKLLILSSDRYVFAFLLEGFDVVKMDMEDRKAPRILGSIFKGKVLRVVKGLEGAFVDIGLGKEAYLPLKDLQVKVGDTLLVQAVREEVGQKGVRLTDKIRIPGKYIVYFPSLGEIRCSSKLDKEGRCRWVSVLSPHLEGEGVIVRTGSVYASEEEVLQELAQLRNLYRELQNRVKRLKKPKMVLEEYPCYKRFIRDHWHELEEIYCDDPVLWNDIASFLDSFHPPLLERSVYVRDPTPLINRYHIRELFRRLFSKYVWLKSGGYIVIEETEAMTVIDVNSGEPCGNSQEESALRTNLEAAKEIAKQVILRNLGGIIIVDFIDMKRPENREAVTKALKEAFGEDGCNVQFYGFTRLGLFEMVRRKTKESFPHLLSSSCPVCGGSGRIKAENLFLFELEKDLKSVVASRMRVRVRPERSKEVEKLLERLGVRSAEVEATEDVDYNDYEVEYEK from the coding sequence ATGGCCAAGAAGCTCCTGATCCTCTCTTCCGACAGGTACGTTTTTGCTTTTCTTCTGGAAGGCTTCGATGTGGTGAAGATGGATATGGAAGATAGGAAAGCTCCTCGGATTTTGGGTAGTATCTTCAAGGGGAAAGTCCTTAGGGTGGTGAAAGGGTTGGAGGGAGCTTTTGTGGACATAGGTTTGGGAAAGGAGGCCTATCTACCTCTCAAGGACCTACAGGTAAAGGTGGGAGACACTCTCCTTGTGCAGGCGGTGAGGGAGGAGGTGGGACAGAAGGGGGTGAGACTTACCGACAAGATCAGGATTCCTGGCAAGTACATAGTTTACTTTCCCTCCCTGGGAGAGATAAGGTGCTCTTCAAAACTGGATAAGGAAGGTAGGTGCAGATGGGTAAGCGTGCTTTCACCTCATCTGGAGGGAGAGGGTGTTATAGTAAGGACGGGATCCGTCTATGCTTCTGAAGAGGAGGTTTTGCAAGAACTGGCTCAGCTTCGTAACCTTTACCGCGAGCTACAGAATAGGGTGAAGAGGTTAAAAAAGCCCAAGATGGTTCTGGAAGAGTACCCTTGCTATAAGAGGTTCATAAGGGACCACTGGCACGAGTTGGAGGAGATATACTGTGATGATCCCGTCCTGTGGAACGACATAGCCTCTTTTCTGGACAGTTTTCATCCTCCTCTCTTAGAACGCAGTGTCTACGTAAGGGATCCCACACCCCTCATAAACAGGTATCACATAAGGGAGCTTTTCAGAAGGCTTTTCAGTAAATACGTTTGGCTTAAAAGCGGAGGGTACATAGTGATAGAGGAAACGGAAGCTATGACCGTTATAGACGTCAACAGCGGAGAACCTTGTGGAAATTCTCAAGAAGAGAGCGCGCTGAGAACCAACTTGGAAGCTGCCAAAGAAATAGCAAAACAGGTGATCCTTAGGAACCTTGGAGGAATAATCATCGTGGACTTTATAGACATGAAGAGACCGGAAAACAGGGAGGCTGTGACAAAAGCTTTAAAAGAAGCTTTTGGTGAAGATGGTTGTAATGTGCAGTTCTATGGTTTTACCCGCCTCGGTCTTTTTGAAATGGTACGTAGAAAAACCAAAGAAAGTTTTCCCCACCTCTTATCTTCATCTTGTCCTGTGTGTGGTGGAAGTGGTAGAATAAAGGCAGAAAACCTTTTCCTCTTTGAGTTGGAGAAGGATCTCAAGTCGGTGGTGGCTTCCAGGATGAGGGTGAGGGTGAGACCTGAGAGGTCTAAGGAAGTGGAGAAACTCCTTGAGAGGTTAGGTGTAAGGAGCGCAGAGGTAGAAGCTACGGAAGATGTAGATTACAATGATTATGAGGTGGAGTATGAAAAATAG
- a CDS encoding outer membrane protein assembly factor BamD, protein MKNRNLIGFFLLLLLLGSCAKVTEEKRAKIAQDLYSEGMAAYASRDYGKAIERLKEALRYLENLTPSQIKDAKYAIADSYYMKKDYVNAVVYLEDFVASYPGLPETERAFYQLVDSYMKVAPDAYRDQSYTLKALDKAREFLSKYPSSPYADKVGDLIQQAVEKLAKHQYLIARFYEDYGYYYSAALRYRDLLINYPEQISDAEVSYRYIRSLLLVRKQADKRKEYYQGLIEDAYKSLAAARSEDEKRAIGKRINFLKSQVERWERIADESYKEGIKALQKYREVYGENNYYRELEKLSRR, encoded by the coding sequence ATGAAAAATAGGAATCTAATTGGGTTCTTCTTGCTATTACTTCTGTTGGGGAGTTGTGCCAAAGTTACTGAGGAGAAGCGCGCCAAAATAGCACAGGATCTATACTCGGAGGGTATGGCTGCTTACGCCAGTAGGGACTACGGAAAGGCCATAGAGAGACTGAAGGAAGCCTTACGCTATCTGGAGAACCTCACACCTTCTCAGATAAAGGATGCCAAGTATGCCATAGCGGACAGCTACTATATGAAGAAGGACTATGTTAACGCGGTGGTTTACCTTGAGGACTTTGTGGCCAGTTACCCGGGTCTTCCCGAAACGGAGAGAGCTTTTTACCAGTTGGTGGACAGCTACATGAAGGTGGCACCCGATGCTTACAGAGACCAAAGTTACACCCTAAAGGCTCTCGATAAGGCGAGGGAGTTTCTCAGTAAGTATCCATCCAGTCCCTACGCTGATAAGGTAGGCGATCTCATACAGCAAGCCGTTGAAAAACTGGCCAAACACCAGTATCTCATAGCACGCTTTTATGAAGATTACGGTTACTACTACTCTGCAGCCCTACGTTATAGAGACCTTCTCATCAACTACCCCGAACAGATATCGGATGCAGAGGTTTCCTACAGATACATAAGATCTCTGCTTCTTGTTAGGAAACAAGCTGATAAAAGGAAAGAGTACTACCAAGGTCTCATAGAGGATGCTTACAAGAGCCTTGCCGCCGCGCGATCGGAAGATGAAAAACGGGCCATAGGGAAGAGGATTAACTTCCTAAAATCCCAAGTGGAAAGATGGGAGAGAATAGCTGATGAGAGTTATAAAGAAGGTATAAAAGCTCTGCAAAAGTACAGAGAAGTTTACGGAGAAAACAACTATTACAGAGAATTGGAGAAACTCTCTAGAAGATGA
- the rsfS gene encoding ribosome silencing factor translates to MKDLLLKIKKLLEDKKAEDIVILDVSSLTNLADYFVIATANSPTHARALADYLVEELEKMGIRPDHVEGLDYANWILVDLIDIIVHIFQKEWREYYDLEWLYSTAKRWEE, encoded by the coding sequence ATGAAGGATCTTCTGTTAAAGATAAAGAAGCTTTTGGAGGATAAAAAGGCCGAAGACATAGTGATACTGGATGTTTCTTCTTTGACCAATCTGGCTGATTACTTCGTGATAGCTACCGCCAACTCACCCACTCACGCTCGCGCTTTGGCTGACTACCTTGTGGAAGAGCTTGAGAAGATGGGGATAAGACCCGACCATGTGGAAGGCTTAGATTACGCCAATTGGATTCTTGTGGATCTTATAGATATAATAGTACACATATTCCAAAAAGAATGGAGAGAATACTATGATCTTGAATGGTTGTACTCCACAGCCAAGAGGTGGGAAGAATGA
- a CDS encoding LapA family protein: MKILKLILLSLLILVFLVFTLQNSGFVEISFWGTKGYVPLFLLVLSSVALGVLLPALYFVPKEFFLRRKLSSLEDVATAMKTGFYQRVRKMSEGKGGAAYTFFKAEASYRMEDLDDLVTTEDPYALALAVRLGYPDRAIDKLSAFLEGETKDLNLLKACRDAFFSLGDIEKAVEAQKRVVGLCERWEKDRQRAILAELMALQALNTNSLSLAEKAVDTYRTPYSMAVLLRLLSQSERTKDLRKTFDKVLELGFQNDVLFMVMEDEKTLIKLMDVLREELEALDPNVAALLFLKLNMPSHVEKVKDKLNPTVSLLADTYFSHREQERKCATILQELYTPWVCVCGRAYRRYSLMCSSCGRWLKIRYVGGYNR, translated from the coding sequence ATGAAGATCCTTAAGCTGATACTCCTATCCCTCCTGATATTAGTATTCTTAGTATTTACTTTACAGAACTCAGGTTTTGTGGAGATATCTTTTTGGGGTACAAAAGGCTATGTTCCCCTCTTTCTCTTAGTGCTTTCATCAGTAGCGCTCGGCGTCCTATTACCGGCTCTCTATTTTGTACCTAAGGAGTTTTTCTTAAGGAGAAAGCTGTCCTCTCTGGAGGACGTGGCAACTGCTATGAAGACCGGTTTTTACCAGAGAGTGCGTAAGATGTCGGAGGGAAAAGGTGGGGCTGCTTATACCTTTTTCAAGGCGGAGGCCAGTTACAGAATGGAAGACCTGGATGATCTTGTTACCACAGAGGATCCATACGCTCTGGCCCTTGCGGTGAGACTAGGTTATCCTGACAGAGCGATAGACAAACTTTCTGCCTTCCTGGAGGGAGAGACAAAAGACCTCAACCTCCTCAAAGCGTGCAGGGACGCTTTTTTTTCGTTGGGAGATATAGAGAAGGCAGTAGAGGCTCAGAAAAGGGTAGTAGGCCTATGTGAGAGATGGGAGAAGGATCGTCAGAGAGCTATTTTGGCAGAGCTTATGGCTCTGCAGGCTTTAAACACCAATTCCCTCTCTCTTGCAGAGAAGGCTGTTGATACCTACAGGACACCCTACAGTATGGCGGTTTTACTACGGCTCCTTTCCCAATCAGAAAGAACCAAAGACCTCAGAAAAACCTTCGATAAGGTGTTGGAGCTGGGTTTTCAAAATGATGTTCTTTTTATGGTGATGGAAGACGAAAAGACATTGATAAAACTTATGGATGTTTTGAGGGAGGAGTTGGAGGCTTTGGATCCCAACGTTGCCGCTCTATTGTTCCTCAAGCTCAACATGCCCTCTCACGTCGAGAAAGTGAAGGATAAACTGAATCCTACCGTTTCGTTGCTGGCGGATACCTACTTCTCTCACAGAGAACAGGAAAGAAAGTGTGCCACCATACTGCAGGAGCTTTACACACCGTGGGTCTGTGTCTGTGGGAGGGCTTACAGGAGATACAGTCTCATGTGTTCCTCCTGTGGCCGTTGGCTGAAAATAAGATACGTAGGTGGGTATAATAGGTAA